In bacterium YEK0313, one genomic interval encodes:
- a CDS encoding helix-turn-helix protein has protein sequence MTPAQSRAARGLLDWSQAELAVKANLSESTIRDFEKGRRVPTINNLTAIQTALEKAGVQFLDGGDVASGPGVALR, from the coding sequence ATGACCCCGGCTCAATCTCGTGCCGCGCGCGGCCTGCTGGACTGGTCGCAAGCGGAGCTAGCGGTCAAAGCGAACTTGAGCGAAAGCACGATCCGTGACTTCGAAAAGGGCCGACGCGTCCCGACGATCAACAACTTGACCGCCATCCAAACTGCCTTGGAAAAGGCTGGCGTCCAATTCCTCGACGGCGGCGATGTGGCGTCTGGCCCGGGTGTGGCGCTACGCTAA
- the gnl_3 gene encoding Gluconolactonase precursor gives MWQPSPRYPDPAVEILDPSFARYRIFNAAVERIATGMRWAEGPVWFGDGRYLLWSDIPNNRIMRWDEETGAVSVFRKPSMYANGNTRDRQGRLVSCDHGGRRITRTEYDGSITVLADSFQGKRLNSPNDVVVKSDGSIWFTDPPFGIAGHYEGHRAEPESPQNVYRLDPATGELAAVATDIAGPNGLCFSPDEKRLYLVASRAVPNRLIFAFDVVGGTALANQRVFVDAGPGTPDGFRCDVDGNLWCGWGMGSDELDGVHVFNPDGKLIGRIRLPERCANLCFGGLARNRLFMAAGQSVYALYVNAQGAPGG, from the coding sequence ATGTGGCAGCCGAGCCCCCGCTATCCCGACCCAGCCGTCGAAATCCTCGATCCGAGCTTTGCCCGCTACCGGATCTTCAATGCCGCGGTCGAGCGCATCGCCACCGGCATGCGCTGGGCCGAGGGCCCGGTCTGGTTCGGGGATGGCCGCTACCTCCTGTGGAGCGACATTCCGAACAACCGGATCATGCGCTGGGACGAGGAGACGGGTGCCGTCTCGGTGTTCCGAAAACCGTCCATGTATGCCAACGGCAATACCCGCGACCGCCAGGGCCGGCTGGTCAGCTGTGACCATGGCGGCCGGCGGATCACCCGCACCGAATATGACGGCAGCATCACCGTGCTCGCCGACAGCTTCCAGGGCAAGCGGCTCAACTCGCCGAACGACGTCGTCGTCAAGTCCGACGGCTCGATCTGGTTCACCGATCCGCCCTTCGGCATTGCCGGCCATTATGAAGGCCACAGGGCCGAGCCGGAATCGCCGCAGAACGTCTATCGCCTCGACCCGGCGACCGGCGAGCTGGCGGCGGTCGCCACCGACATTGCCGGCCCGAACGGCCTCTGCTTCTCGCCCGACGAAAAGCGCCTCTATCTCGTCGCCTCGCGCGCCGTGCCGAACCGGCTGATCTTCGCCTTCGACGTGGTCGGCGGCACCGCGCTCGCCAACCAGCGGGTCTTTGTCGATGCCGGCCCCGGCACGCCCGACGGCTTCCGCTGCGACGTCGACGGCAATCTGTGGTGCGGCTGGGGCATGGGCAGCGACGAGCTGGACGGCGTCCATGTCTTCAACCCCGACGGCAAGCTGATCGGCCGCATCCGCCTGCCGGAGCGCTGCGCGAATCTCTGTTTCGGCGGCCTCGCCCGCAACCGCCTGTTCATGGCGGCGGGCCAGTCGGTCTATGCTCTCTATGTGAACGCGCAAGGCGCGCCCGGCGGCTGA
- a CDS encoding Prophage tail length tape measure protein gives MAEQVVTEIIVDTGRAAVQLDQYIRDMGRASQATDVATKKTDDLSAAVSRVQAVQVRTYSDDRLRKLADSYEAKIDPAFKANKLIQQAESRFDMFVNRGIWSRETADDKLARYREHVERTIAPTTRLASANDNFARSTSASAYAVRNLGFQVNDIATMLASGSSPFQVLATQGGQVFQIWQDQPSVFRDFASSVGSVLTPARLATGGLLAMAAAAVYAYSAWADGQKELQRSLVGLGRDSGATLGQLNAIAAATANLRGGSIGENRGTVSALAATGRIGPQMIGSIAGIRRDFAATVGLDAAEANKMLAASFADPARGAETLNAAVGGLNRRTQDYIRYLAQSGHEQRAQQVLLDAIAPRLGRAEELTNFWARAWDRVKVAASGAVTTSGEAIDRYLASRGSVESLVDQRIKSLQAEAAGDGVVDRTNGRFLGSRSTFGETQEALQRRLGAERQLNAELQIQLTTQNALVVGAQALTSSTERQASAAALAARNSRVHDAAVDGARRQGQPGQRLVDDIRPLITELETTRRDAERLMREMPGSQEYYDAQARNATTARALQSRLRDDGRAVFDLNARGAARFRPEFYGLPDEDGNRALRPDSFAAILAQRLSPIDNANEAARVDTLLRQARTAGERGSAAAAQVYLNSRQQGGAAGTQAEVDNAARIARDRELRQSQFALGEAFRQRRDAQIDAAQTLQREIDTMGGSIAVQERVRIEQQLMTDARRQYRRELGDGAQVPLAEAEAYRRLAKAMGEARQEQALVRLRQDLTFESQTMFMPDSERRVAQTMRNVYGEGWSSQMDSAVAAQIRFNEQLRLTGDLFSGFGSGMLQDLRSGATLWGALGNQVARVGDRLLSMAMDNAIKQLLGGLMGGSGGMGWLGGLFGIGGGSFAGTPGGSFSYGAGGYTGMGPFMANGGVFGSAGLHPFALGGAFTNSIVDRPTLFPFANGTGLMGEAGPEAIMPLQRDSRGRLGVSYTPSARGQGQGGFTGNVIVNNNGQPVSASVRSDSQGNMVIDLEAMADRMEARQARNISRRNSPIGNAMAGAYGLQQRPVVG, from the coding sequence ATGGCTGAGCAGGTCGTAACAGAGATCATTGTCGACACCGGCCGAGCCGCGGTCCAACTCGACCAGTACATCCGCGACATGGGGCGCGCTAGTCAGGCAACCGATGTCGCGACGAAAAAGACTGACGATCTGTCGGCGGCCGTCAGCCGAGTTCAGGCTGTCCAAGTTCGGACCTACTCCGACGATCGCCTTCGGAAATTGGCCGACTCTTATGAAGCTAAAATTGATCCGGCCTTCAAAGCCAACAAGTTGATTCAGCAGGCGGAATCTCGATTTGACATGTTTGTCAATCGCGGCATCTGGAGCCGAGAGACCGCCGACGACAAACTTGCGCGCTATCGTGAGCACGTCGAGCGCACGATAGCGCCGACCACTCGCCTGGCGTCGGCTAATGACAATTTCGCAAGATCGACCAGTGCGTCTGCTTATGCCGTTCGGAATCTGGGCTTCCAGGTCAATGACATAGCTACGATGCTGGCATCAGGCTCGAGCCCATTTCAGGTCCTTGCCACACAGGGCGGCCAAGTCTTCCAGATTTGGCAAGACCAACCGTCCGTTTTCCGCGATTTTGCATCTTCAGTCGGCTCGGTTTTGACGCCGGCGCGCCTGGCGACCGGTGGTCTCCTGGCAATGGCCGCGGCGGCGGTCTACGCCTATTCCGCTTGGGCCGATGGCCAGAAAGAATTGCAGCGCTCCTTAGTCGGCCTGGGCCGGGATTCCGGTGCGACGCTCGGGCAGTTAAATGCGATCGCGGCTGCCACCGCCAACCTGCGAGGCGGTTCGATTGGTGAGAACCGCGGAACCGTTAGTGCTCTGGCGGCAACCGGGCGTATCGGCCCGCAGATGATCGGATCGATCGCTGGCATTCGGCGAGATTTCGCGGCGACGGTTGGTCTCGATGCGGCCGAAGCGAACAAGATGCTTGCCGCGTCGTTTGCGGATCCCGCCCGTGGCGCAGAAACGCTCAACGCGGCTGTCGGCGGGCTTAATCGGCGGACGCAGGACTATATCCGCTATCTTGCGCAGAGCGGCCACGAGCAGCGGGCGCAGCAGGTGCTCCTCGACGCCATCGCCCCACGCCTTGGCCGGGCCGAAGAGCTTACGAATTTCTGGGCACGCGCATGGGACAGGGTGAAAGTAGCAGCGTCGGGCGCTGTCACTACCTCCGGCGAGGCAATTGATCGATACCTCGCTAGTCGCGGGAGCGTCGAGAGCCTTGTCGATCAGAGGATTAAGAGCCTGCAGGCCGAAGCGGCCGGCGACGGTGTTGTTGATCGAACCAACGGACGCTTCCTCGGCTCTCGATCGACGTTCGGTGAGACACAAGAGGCGCTACAGCGTCGATTGGGCGCCGAGCGTCAGCTGAACGCTGAGCTGCAGATCCAACTGACGACCCAAAATGCACTCGTCGTCGGCGCGCAAGCACTCACCTCATCAACGGAGCGGCAAGCCTCGGCTGCAGCGTTGGCCGCGCGGAACAGCCGCGTCCATGACGCCGCCGTCGATGGAGCGCGACGGCAGGGCCAACCCGGACAACGGCTTGTCGACGACATCAGGCCGCTTATTACGGAGCTTGAGACCACCAGGCGCGATGCCGAGCGGCTAATGCGCGAGATGCCTGGAAGTCAGGAATATTACGATGCCCAGGCAAGAAACGCGACCACCGCACGCGCCCTGCAATCGCGGCTGCGCGATGATGGTCGAGCCGTTTTCGACCTCAATGCACGCGGGGCGGCGCGTTTTCGTCCCGAATTTTACGGTCTGCCGGACGAGGACGGTAATCGGGCGCTTCGTCCCGACAGCTTCGCCGCTATTCTCGCGCAACGCCTCTCGCCAATCGACAACGCCAACGAGGCTGCGCGCGTCGACACCCTGCTAAGGCAGGCCAGGACGGCGGGGGAACGCGGCAGCGCGGCAGCCGCGCAGGTCTACCTCAATTCTCGCCAGCAAGGGGGGGCGGCTGGCACTCAGGCGGAAGTGGACAATGCCGCTCGGATCGCGCGCGATCGCGAATTGCGGCAATCGCAATTCGCGCTTGGCGAAGCCTTCCGGCAGAGACGCGATGCCCAGATCGATGCCGCCCAAACGCTGCAGCGCGAAATTGACACGATGGGCGGCTCGATCGCTGTCCAAGAGCGCGTGCGCATCGAACAACAATTGATGACCGACGCGCGTCGTCAATATCGTCGAGAGCTCGGCGATGGCGCGCAGGTGCCACTAGCAGAAGCCGAGGCATATAGACGACTCGCCAAGGCCATGGGCGAGGCGCGACAGGAGCAAGCGCTCGTGCGGCTACGGCAGGATCTGACGTTCGAGAGTCAGACCATGTTCATGCCGGACAGCGAACGGCGCGTGGCGCAGACCATGCGCAACGTCTATGGCGAGGGCTGGTCGTCGCAGATGGACTCGGCTGTGGCGGCGCAGATCAGGTTCAACGAACAGCTAAGGCTGACCGGTGACCTGTTCTCCGGGTTCGGCAGCGGGATGCTGCAGGACCTGCGCAGCGGCGCAACGTTGTGGGGCGCGCTCGGCAACCAGGTGGCTCGCGTCGGTGATCGTCTCCTGTCCATGGCCATGGACAACGCCATCAAGCAGCTACTCGGCGGCTTGATGGGCGGATCTGGTGGAATGGGCTGGCTTGGTGGCTTGTTCGGCATTGGCGGAGGCAGCTTTGCCGGCACGCCGGGAGGCTCGTTCTCGTACGGTGCTGGCGGCTATACCGGCATGGGGCCGTTCATGGCCAACGGTGGCGTTTTCGGCTCGGCCGGCCTGCATCCGTTTGCGCTCGGTGGCGCATTCACGAACAGCATCGTCGATCGGCCGACCCTGTTCCCATTCGCCAATGGCACGGGCCTTATGGGAGAGGCGGGTCCAGAGGCGATCATGCCGCTGCAGCGCGACAGCCGCGGCCGGCTTGGGGTGAGCTACACGCCGTCGGCTCGCGGACAAGGTCAGGGCGGGTTTACGGGCAACGTGATCGTCAACAACAACGGTCAGCCCGTATCAGCCTCTGTGCGGTCCGACAGTCAGGGCAACATGGTCATCGATCTGGAGGCCATGGCTGATCGGATGGAGGCCCGTCAGGCGCGAAACATTTCGCGTCGGAACAGTCCGATCGGCAACGCTATGGCTGGCGCCTACGGGCTGCAGCAGCGACCCGTTGTTGGGTGA
- the qacA gene encoding Antiseptic resistance protein has product MTTMLAEDASPDTVPWRALLLLGATSFASSAALRFCDPLLPTLAHAFDTTPGRAAIVITAYAVSYGGFQLVTGPLGDRYGKVRMVQVGAILSGLFTLACAFAASIEQIALLRLFAGLSGAAIIPNCIAFIGDTIPFAQRQAVLARYMVFTSFGAISGQAIGGILADALGWQSVFIMAGAFLVIAGTVLVVQQRSNAVLSRRQPVPSGGMRGSLAEMAALRKRPYARVVLSAVTLEAILFYGTFTFLGAHLRQAYGISYTTIGAMTALSAAGAAAYSWAAPFLLGRLGERATLGMASIFLAVSFGLLALSPPLWLIAAAIAIGGFGFVLLHNPLQTNATQMTPDARGAGIAAFAFCFFAGQTAGVALCSVVFDRFGAQPLFAAAALLLPVLVFWFRAGLARTRPV; this is encoded by the coding sequence ATGACGACAATGCTGGCCGAAGATGCGAGCCCGGACACGGTGCCCTGGCGGGCCCTGCTCCTGCTCGGAGCCACCTCCTTCGCCTCCTCCGCGGCGCTGCGTTTCTGCGATCCGCTGCTGCCGACGCTCGCCCACGCCTTCGATACGACGCCCGGCCGCGCGGCCATCGTCATCACCGCCTATGCCGTCTCCTATGGCGGCTTCCAGCTGGTCACCGGGCCGCTCGGCGACCGCTACGGCAAGGTGCGCATGGTGCAGGTCGGCGCCATCCTGAGCGGCCTCTTCACGCTCGCCTGCGCCTTCGCGGCCAGCATCGAGCAGATCGCGCTGCTGCGTCTGTTCGCCGGCCTCAGCGGCGCGGCGATCATTCCCAACTGCATCGCCTTCATCGGCGACACGATTCCCTTCGCCCAGCGCCAGGCGGTGCTCGCCCGCTACATGGTCTTCACGAGCTTCGGCGCGATCAGCGGCCAGGCCATCGGCGGCATCCTGGCCGACGCGCTCGGCTGGCAATCCGTCTTCATCATGGCCGGCGCCTTCCTGGTCATTGCCGGCACCGTACTCGTCGTCCAGCAGCGATCGAACGCCGTGCTCTCGCGCCGCCAGCCGGTGCCTTCGGGCGGCATGCGCGGCTCGCTCGCCGAGATGGCGGCGCTGCGCAAGCGGCCCTATGCCCGCGTCGTGCTGTCGGCGGTGACGCTCGAAGCCATTCTGTTCTACGGCACCTTCACCTTTCTCGGCGCGCATCTGCGCCAGGCCTACGGCATCAGCTACACGACGATCGGCGCCATGACCGCGCTCAGCGCCGCCGGCGCCGCGGCCTATTCGTGGGCCGCGCCGTTTCTGCTTGGCCGCCTCGGCGAGCGCGCGACGCTCGGCATGGCCTCCATATTCCTTGCCGTCAGCTTCGGCCTGCTGGCGCTGAGCCCGCCACTCTGGCTCATCGCGGCGGCCATCGCCATCGGCGGTTTCGGCTTCGTGCTCCTGCACAATCCGCTGCAGACCAACGCCACCCAGATGACGCCGGACGCGCGCGGCGCCGGCATCGCCGCCTTTGCCTTCTGCTTCTTTGCCGGCCAGACGGCTGGCGTCGCCCTGTGCAGCGTCGTGTTCGACCGGTTCGGCGCCCAGCCCCTCTTCGCCGCGGCGGCGCTGCTGCTGCCGGTCCTCGTCTTCTGGTTCCGGGCCGGACTGGCGCGCACCAGGCCCGTCTGA
- the bepC_1 gene encoding Outer membrane efflux protein BepC precursor, with the protein MIGATFDRVGSAAALAVAILGPLLSPVAARAQSIDQTLIQAYRNNPDLNAARAGVRVANEGVPAALSGYRPSVTATITASGEYSEAGSGSVRGQPPFHASTRSFPRSATLTATQTIYDGNRTANSVRQADQNVMVARETLRNSEQTVLLASATAHMNVLREQATLDLRKRAVEVFREQLRATRDRFAVGEVTRTDVALAESSLQGALATQSAAESDLANSRAVYMQQVGIQPGRLNPARTVERLLPRTLDAAVMSGQSEHPAIRGARHGADASLLQVRIAESALYPTLGISASLFRGADQTQAYQVSSASIGATLTIPIFANGGRDYATIRAAKETHGQRRIQIETATASVRQAVVQSWAALQAARAQIQAAEEQVRAQTIAVNGIREEYKVGQRTIIDVLNATQNLFTARVALVQAQRDRVVLSYSVLAAMGRLNASRLALHTEVFDPTQHYQQVRDLWLGVRTPDGR; encoded by the coding sequence ATGATCGGAGCCACGTTTGACCGTGTAGGCTCCGCGGCGGCTTTGGCCGTCGCGATTCTCGGCCCGCTATTGTCTCCCGTTGCCGCGCGGGCGCAGTCCATCGACCAGACACTGATCCAGGCCTACCGGAACAATCCGGACCTCAACGCCGCGCGTGCGGGCGTCCGGGTGGCCAATGAAGGCGTGCCCGCCGCCCTGTCGGGCTATCGGCCATCGGTGACCGCCACGATCACCGCATCGGGCGAGTACAGCGAGGCTGGCTCCGGCAGTGTCCGCGGCCAGCCGCCCTTTCACGCCTCAACGCGGTCCTTTCCGCGCTCGGCGACGCTGACCGCAACCCAGACCATCTATGACGGCAACCGCACCGCCAACAGCGTGCGGCAGGCCGATCAGAACGTGATGGTGGCACGCGAGACGCTGCGCAACAGCGAGCAGACGGTGCTGCTGGCCTCCGCCACGGCCCATATGAACGTGCTGCGCGAGCAGGCGACCCTCGACCTGCGCAAGCGCGCCGTCGAAGTCTTCCGCGAGCAGCTCCGCGCGACCCGCGACCGCTTCGCGGTGGGCGAGGTGACGCGCACCGACGTGGCGCTCGCCGAATCGTCGCTCCAGGGCGCGCTTGCGACCCAGAGCGCCGCCGAATCGGATCTCGCCAATTCGCGCGCCGTCTACATGCAGCAGGTCGGCATCCAGCCAGGCCGGCTCAATCCGGCGCGCACGGTCGAGCGGCTGCTGCCGCGCACCCTCGACGCGGCGGTCATGTCCGGCCAGTCCGAGCATCCCGCCATCCGCGGCGCCCGGCACGGCGCCGACGCTTCGCTGCTGCAGGTCCGCATTGCCGAATCGGCGCTCTACCCGACGCTCGGCATCAGCGCGAGCCTGTTCCGCGGGGCCGACCAGACCCAGGCCTACCAGGTGTCCTCGGCCAGCATCGGCGCGACGCTGACCATTCCCATCTTCGCGAATGGCGGCCGCGACTACGCGACCATCCGCGCGGCCAAGGAAACCCATGGCCAGCGCCGCATCCAGATCGAGACGGCGACGGCCAGCGTCCGTCAGGCGGTGGTCCAATCCTGGGCCGCGCTGCAGGCCGCCCGCGCCCAGATCCAGGCGGCCGAAGAGCAGGTGCGTGCCCAGACCATCGCGGTCAACGGCATCCGCGAGGAGTACAAGGTCGGCCAGCGTACGATCATCGACGTGCTGAACGCGACGCAAAACCTGTTCACGGCGCGTGTCGCCCTGGTGCAGGCTCAGCGTGACCGCGTGGTGCTGTCCTATTCGGTGCTCGCCGCCATGGGCCGGCTCAACGCCTCGCGCCTGGCGCTGCATACCGAGGTCTTCGATCCGACCCAGCACTATCAGCAGGTCCGCGATCTCTGGCTGGGCGTGCGCACGCCGGACGGTCGGTAA
- the pcm_3 gene encoding Protein-L-isoaspartate O-methyltransferase, translating to MIDFAHARRTMVDTQIRVNDVTDGRIVAALMAVPREDFVPAARRELAYIDDDIAVSEASAGKSARYLIEPMILAKMLHAAEIRSEDKVLDIGVATGYSAAVLAGFAGAIVAVEEDETLAAAAREALGGKANVTVHAGPLAAGAPGNGPYDVIVLEGAVESVPQTLFDQLKDGGRLVAVVGTGRAAKCLVHTRIGQEISTRPVFDAAIPPLPGFAVVRGFVF from the coding sequence ATGATCGATTTTGCGCACGCGCGCCGGACCATGGTCGACACGCAGATTCGGGTGAACGATGTGACCGACGGCCGCATCGTGGCCGCCCTGATGGCGGTGCCGCGCGAGGATTTCGTGCCGGCGGCGCGCCGGGAGCTGGCCTATATCGACGACGACATCGCGGTGAGCGAGGCTTCGGCGGGCAAGTCGGCGCGCTACCTGATCGAGCCGATGATTCTCGCCAAGATGCTGCATGCGGCGGAAATTCGCTCCGAGGACAAGGTGCTCGATATCGGTGTCGCCACCGGCTATTCGGCCGCGGTGCTCGCCGGCTTCGCCGGCGCCATCGTCGCGGTCGAGGAGGACGAGACGCTGGCCGCCGCGGCCCGCGAGGCGCTTGGCGGCAAGGCGAATGTCACGGTGCATGCCGGCCCGCTGGCCGCCGGCGCGCCCGGGAACGGGCCCTATGACGTGATCGTGCTGGAGGGCGCGGTCGAATCCGTGCCCCAGACTCTGTTCGATCAGTTGAAGGATGGCGGCCGGCTGGTCGCGGTGGTCGGCACCGGCCGCGCGGCGAAATGCCTCGTCCACACCCGCATCGGACAGGAGATCAGCACGCGCCCGGTTTTCGACGCGGCGATCCCGCCGCTGCCTGGCTTTGCGGTGGTTCGCGGTTTCGTCTTTTGA